In Microbulbifer celer, a single window of DNA contains:
- a CDS encoding sialate O-acetylesterase codes for MKAILTPLVSLTLGLTSFSLAFHANADVQLPRLVSDGMVLQRGAPVNIWGRADAGEEVRVEFQDQLYTVETDDGGNWSVTLKSLPAGGPHSMTIAGENRIELKDILVGDVWLASGQSNMEYPINRVVHRFADEISAVNNPRIRQFRVPQTYDFNTPRTDLEAGQWLPATQENIQDFSAVAYFFAADIERAENVPIGIINSSLGGSPAEAWVSEETLKKFPEHLKELQRFKNDDLIEQIESSDRKHSDAWHREADHNDRGYKRWHVENLDVGDWSTMAVPGYWADTALGKTNGVVWFRKTITLPETLAEKSALLELGRIVDADETWINGEKVGNTTYLYPRRRYSVPEGLLKAGKNTIAIRVINGGGRGGFVEDKPYALTVAGERIDLRGEWHYKLGTTMEPVGSQTFVRWKPAGLYNAMLHPLQKYSVRGALWYQGESNVGRADEYRRLLPALIRDWREGWKQNTGNKELPFLFVQLPNFLEPQDKPGNSGWAEFREAQTSALALPNTAMAVTIDAGEWNDIHPLDKKTVGQRLALAARKLVYRHDDITASGPQLTSATFTGDKAVLRFSSAQGELIAKPCDTDCRHREADSPLFEFAIAGSDGRYFWANTRISGDSVEVWSDQVSQPHSVRYAWADNPAEANLYNRAGLPAAPFQVDRKDTGKASQ; via the coding sequence ATGAAAGCCATTCTTACCCCCCTGGTGTCCCTGACACTAGGACTCACCAGTTTTTCCCTGGCTTTTCATGCCAATGCGGACGTACAACTGCCCCGGCTCGTCAGCGATGGCATGGTGCTGCAGCGGGGTGCACCGGTAAATATCTGGGGCCGAGCAGATGCCGGCGAAGAAGTCCGGGTTGAATTCCAGGACCAGCTATACACAGTGGAGACCGACGACGGCGGTAACTGGTCGGTGACCCTCAAATCGCTGCCTGCCGGCGGCCCTCACTCAATGACCATCGCCGGGGAAAACCGTATCGAGCTGAAAGATATTCTCGTCGGCGATGTGTGGCTGGCCTCGGGCCAGTCGAATATGGAATATCCCATCAACCGGGTGGTCCACCGCTTCGCCGATGAAATTTCCGCGGTCAACAACCCGCGCATTCGCCAGTTTCGGGTACCCCAGACCTACGATTTCAATACCCCACGCACAGATCTGGAGGCAGGACAGTGGCTGCCGGCCACCCAGGAAAATATTCAGGACTTTTCTGCCGTAGCCTACTTCTTTGCCGCGGACATCGAGCGCGCTGAAAACGTGCCTATCGGCATCATCAACAGCAGCCTCGGCGGTTCACCGGCGGAAGCCTGGGTAAGCGAGGAAACCCTGAAAAAATTCCCGGAACACCTCAAAGAGCTGCAACGTTTCAAGAACGATGACCTGATCGAACAAATTGAGAGCTCGGACCGCAAACACAGCGACGCCTGGCACCGGGAAGCCGATCACAACGACAGGGGCTACAAACGCTGGCATGTGGAAAACCTGGATGTCGGCGACTGGTCCACCATGGCCGTGCCCGGCTACTGGGCGGACACGGCGCTGGGTAAAACCAACGGCGTTGTCTGGTTCCGCAAAACCATCACCCTGCCTGAAACACTGGCCGAAAAATCCGCTCTGCTGGAGCTCGGCCGCATCGTTGATGCGGACGAAACCTGGATCAACGGAGAAAAGGTGGGCAATACCACCTATCTCTACCCTCGCCGGCGCTACAGCGTGCCGGAGGGACTATTGAAAGCCGGCAAAAACACCATTGCCATCCGCGTGATCAATGGTGGTGGTCGCGGCGGCTTCGTCGAAGACAAACCCTACGCACTCACGGTGGCCGGAGAGCGTATTGATCTGCGCGGCGAATGGCACTACAAGCTGGGTACAACCATGGAGCCCGTGGGAAGCCAGACCTTTGTACGCTGGAAGCCCGCCGGCCTGTACAACGCCATGCTCCACCCGCTGCAGAAATATTCTGTCCGCGGTGCGCTCTGGTACCAGGGCGAGTCCAATGTCGGGCGTGCGGACGAGTACAGACGGTTGTTACCGGCACTGATCCGCGATTGGCGCGAAGGCTGGAAGCAAAATACCGGCAACAAGGAGCTGCCCTTCCTGTTTGTGCAACTGCCGAATTTTCTGGAACCACAGGACAAACCCGGCAACAGCGGATGGGCGGAATTTCGCGAGGCTCAGACAAGCGCGCTTGCACTGCCTAATACCGCCATGGCGGTTACCATCGATGCAGGTGAGTGGAATGACATTCACCCTCTGGACAAAAAAACGGTGGGCCAACGATTGGCACTGGCGGCGAGAAAGCTGGTCTACCGCCACGACGACATCACGGCTTCCGGCCCGCAACTGACATCGGCGACGTTCACCGGAGACAAAGCGGTGCTGCGTTTTTCAAGTGCCCAGGGAGAACTGATAGCAAAACCCTGCGATACGGATTGCCGTCATCGCGAAGCAGATTCTCCGCTGTTTGAGTTTGCCATTGCCGGCAGCGATGGCCGCTATTTCTGGGCCAACACCCGAATTTCCGGTGACAGCGTCGAGGTCTGGAGCGATCAGGTGAGTCAACCGCATTCCGTACGCTATGCCTGGGCCGATAATCCGGCAGAGGCCAACCTTTACAATCGCGCGGGTCTGCCCGCGGCGCCTTTCCAGGTCGATCGAAAAGACACCGGAAAAGCATCTCAATAG
- a CDS encoding aldo/keto reductase — protein MNYRQLGKTGYRVSEIGLGCWQLGGDFGPIADETASAILDVAAAEGINFWDTADVYGSGQSEQHIGNFPHKPDNLLVATKVGRGQDLYPDGYSFASIRASLQDSAQRLGVDTIDLAQLHCVPPEILQQGDIFTWMEDLQRSGLIRHYGASVETIEEAFTCLENPGLATLQIIFNLFRQDAAEALLQTAKEKNVGVIVRLPLASGLLSGKFTRDSRFAESDHRNYNRDGAAFSVGETFGGIPFEKGVALVDGLKALLPDNVDNDLAAQALRWILDHPAVSTIIAGASSPQQIARNASVSDLAPLPESTHQALAEYYQQQVRPHIRGAI, from the coding sequence GTGAACTATCGTCAACTGGGAAAAACAGGGTACCGGGTGAGTGAGATCGGCCTTGGCTGTTGGCAGCTGGGGGGGGATTTTGGGCCCATTGCGGACGAGACCGCGAGCGCAATTCTCGACGTAGCTGCCGCAGAAGGCATCAACTTCTGGGATACCGCCGACGTGTATGGCAGTGGCCAGAGTGAACAGCACATCGGTAATTTCCCACACAAGCCCGACAATCTGCTGGTGGCTACCAAGGTAGGGCGTGGGCAGGACCTCTATCCGGACGGCTACAGCTTTGCCAGCATACGCGCGAGCCTGCAAGATTCTGCCCAACGCCTCGGTGTGGACACAATCGACCTGGCCCAGCTGCACTGTGTGCCACCAGAAATATTGCAGCAGGGTGACATCTTCACCTGGATGGAAGATCTGCAGCGCAGCGGCCTGATCCGCCACTACGGCGCCAGTGTGGAAACCATTGAAGAAGCCTTCACCTGCCTGGAAAACCCGGGGCTCGCCACCTTGCAAATCATCTTTAACCTGTTCCGTCAGGACGCGGCGGAGGCACTGCTGCAGACGGCAAAGGAAAAAAACGTGGGCGTTATCGTACGCCTGCCCCTCGCCTCCGGCCTGCTCTCCGGAAAATTCACCCGCGACAGCCGCTTTGCCGAAAGCGACCACCGCAACTACAACCGCGACGGCGCCGCTTTTTCTGTGGGTGAAACCTTTGGCGGTATTCCGTTTGAGAAAGGTGTGGCGCTCGTCGACGGACTGAAAGCCCTGCTACCGGACAACGTCGACAACGATCTGGCAGCACAGGCACTACGCTGGATTCTGGATCATCCGGCGGTGTCCACCATTATTGCCGGCGCATCCAGCCCACAACAGATTGCCCGCAACGCGTCGGTTTCCGACCTCGCCCCCCTTCCCGAATCTACCCACCAA
- a CDS encoding glycoside hydrolase family 3 C-terminal domain-containing protein codes for MNKIQNRRLLTSRGLLLTACALTACAFTACTGDTEKSAHAVGVNKSTATVDASATFDALPFRDTSLPIEQRLDDLVGRMTLSEKISQLYNDAPAIERLGVAKYDWWNEALHGVARAGKATVFPQAIGLAATFDDQLLGEVATVISDEARAKHHYFADNGMAFRYTGLTFWSPNINIFRDPRWGRGQETYGEDPYLTGQLAVSFINGLQGDDPRYLKTAAMAKHFAVHSGPEKSRHSDDYTASKKDLAETYFPAFKTAVMEADVEAVMCAYNRVNGEPACGSDMLLKETLREDWGFEGHVVSDCGAIADFYEPDAHNLVRAPAEAAAWALKAGTDVNCGTGRLSTFANLGFALQRNMIDESEIDTAVKRLFATRFKLGMFDPADSVPYTQIPMSVVGSEEHLALAEKVAEKSMVLLKNDGVLPLVEGTKVAVIGPNATNFSVLVGNYHGSPINAVTPLAGIRSRAGAGNVVHAPGSALIADQYGHYEIVSAQNLFHRNGDGELQAGLEAEYFPVDLTRGEKARDFRYIPATTLAESPAFTRIDPTVDFYWTRSPIDDTVNGDFGVVWKGVLVPQASGTYLFKTGAELLLDGQPVDGAVSLVAGEEYALTLSDVFLRTVSGSPLEPEVQLTWVNTSRDYAAEALEVARGAEVILFTGGISAELEGEEMSVELEGFDGGDRTDIKLPSVQQDLLRKLKALGKPIVMVNFSGSAMALNWEDENLNAIVQAFYPGEATGTALARLLWGDVNPSGRLPVTFYRSVEDLPDFKGYSFANRTYRYFTGDVLYPFGHGLSYTQFAYSNLNVPETIAPGEELAIDVTLTNSGERAGGEISQVYLSLPDAPVDVPIRELKAFRHTQLASGESTKLQFVIESEDLAYVDNAGVFQPYRGRVNLTVGSGQGPYLKAPQFAEATVVIP; via the coding sequence ATGAACAAAATACAGAACAGAAGGCTCCTCACAAGTCGAGGCCTGCTGCTGACCGCCTGCGCGCTCACTGCCTGCGCCTTCACTGCCTGTACCGGAGACACTGAAAAAAGTGCACATGCCGTGGGTGTGAATAAAAGCACAGCAACGGTCGATGCCTCCGCTACCTTCGATGCATTGCCATTTCGTGATACCTCACTGCCCATCGAACAGCGGCTTGACGATCTTGTCGGACGCATGACGCTGTCGGAAAAAATCAGCCAGCTATACAACGATGCGCCGGCGATAGAGCGCCTCGGCGTAGCGAAGTACGACTGGTGGAATGAGGCTCTACACGGCGTGGCCCGTGCGGGCAAGGCCACGGTCTTTCCGCAGGCCATCGGTCTGGCGGCGACCTTTGACGATCAATTGTTGGGCGAAGTAGCCACGGTGATTTCCGACGAGGCGCGGGCCAAGCACCATTACTTTGCCGACAATGGTATGGCGTTCCGCTATACCGGGCTGACATTCTGGTCGCCCAATATCAATATCTTCCGCGACCCGCGCTGGGGCCGGGGGCAGGAGACCTACGGTGAAGATCCGTATCTCACCGGGCAGCTGGCGGTGTCATTTATCAACGGGCTTCAGGGGGATGATCCCCGCTACCTGAAAACCGCGGCAATGGCCAAGCATTTCGCGGTACACAGCGGCCCGGAAAAATCCCGTCACTCCGATGATTATACGGCGAGTAAAAAAGACCTGGCCGAGACCTATTTCCCCGCCTTCAAGACCGCAGTGATGGAAGCCGATGTAGAAGCGGTCATGTGTGCCTACAACCGGGTCAATGGTGAGCCGGCCTGCGGCAGCGATATGCTGCTGAAAGAAACCCTGCGAGAGGATTGGGGCTTTGAAGGGCATGTGGTGTCAGACTGCGGTGCGATCGCGGACTTTTACGAGCCCGATGCCCACAACCTGGTCAGGGCTCCGGCGGAGGCCGCGGCCTGGGCCCTGAAAGCCGGGACCGACGTGAACTGCGGCACCGGCCGGCTCAGCACTTTCGCCAATCTGGGGTTCGCACTGCAGCGCAATATGATTGATGAAAGTGAGATTGATACCGCGGTCAAGCGCCTGTTTGCCACGCGCTTCAAACTCGGCATGTTCGACCCGGCCGATTCCGTGCCCTACACGCAGATTCCCATGTCGGTGGTGGGGTCTGAAGAACACTTGGCGCTAGCGGAAAAAGTCGCGGAAAAATCCATGGTGCTGTTGAAAAACGACGGCGTGCTTCCCCTGGTGGAGGGCACCAAAGTTGCGGTTATTGGCCCAAACGCGACCAATTTTTCTGTACTGGTGGGGAACTACCATGGTTCTCCGATCAATGCGGTGACGCCGCTTGCGGGGATCCGCTCGCGCGCCGGGGCTGGCAACGTAGTCCACGCGCCGGGCTCTGCACTGATTGCCGATCAATACGGGCACTATGAAATCGTCAGCGCCCAAAACCTGTTTCACCGCAATGGAGATGGCGAACTGCAGGCGGGCCTGGAAGCGGAGTATTTCCCCGTTGATCTCACCCGGGGGGAGAAAGCGCGCGATTTCCGCTATATACCGGCAACGACATTGGCTGAGTCTCCGGCGTTTACCCGTATCGATCCCACGGTGGATTTTTACTGGACCCGCTCGCCCATCGACGACACGGTAAACGGGGATTTCGGTGTTGTGTGGAAAGGTGTACTGGTTCCACAGGCGTCGGGAACCTACCTGTTCAAAACCGGTGCTGAGCTGTTACTTGATGGCCAGCCTGTTGACGGCGCAGTGTCTCTCGTCGCCGGAGAGGAATATGCCCTGACGTTGTCGGACGTGTTTCTGCGCACGGTATCGGGTAGCCCGTTGGAGCCGGAAGTCCAGTTGACATGGGTCAATACTTCCCGAGACTACGCGGCCGAGGCCCTTGAGGTGGCGCGTGGGGCCGAGGTCATCTTGTTTACCGGCGGCATCTCCGCAGAGCTCGAAGGCGAGGAAATGTCGGTGGAACTGGAGGGGTTTGATGGCGGGGATCGTACCGACATCAAGCTGCCCTCCGTCCAGCAAGACCTGCTGCGGAAACTGAAAGCGTTGGGCAAGCCGATCGTAATGGTCAATTTCAGTGGCAGCGCCATGGCGCTCAACTGGGAAGATGAAAACCTCAACGCGATCGTACAGGCGTTTTATCCCGGCGAAGCTACCGGTACCGCGCTGGCGCGCCTGCTGTGGGGCGATGTGAATCCGTCCGGTCGTCTGCCGGTAACCTTCTACCGCAGTGTTGAGGACCTGCCGGACTTCAAGGGCTACTCGTTTGCCAATCGCACCTATCGATACTTTACCGGCGATGTGCTCTATCCATTTGGCCACGGCCTGAGTTACACGCAGTTCGCCTACAGTAATTTGAACGTTCCCGAAACCATTGCGCCGGGGGAGGAGCTCGCGATTGATGTGACCCTGACCAACAGCGGTGAGCGTGCCGGTGGAGAAATCAGCCAGGTTTACCTGAGCCTGCCGGATGCACCGGTTGATGTTCCGATTCGTGAACTCAAGGCATTCAGACACACGCAACTGGCGTCTGGAGAGTCGACAAAACTGCAGTTTGTCATTGAAAGTGAGGATCTCGCCTACGTGGACAATGCGGGTGTTTTCCAGCCTTACCGGGGCCGCGTAAATCTCACGGTCGGATCGGGGCAGGGGCCCTATCTGAAAGCACCACAGTTTGCTGAAGCAACCGTGGTCATTCCGTAG